gtatcaaatataagagaactacgacaaaGCAGAGACACAGCACCGAAatgtaacatacacagaaacgaactataatgtaacaatggcctttttcctaacttggtacaagAAAGACATGTGTCCTCGGTTTTATCCCCTGATACTATTGACATTGGACGGAATATTGGTCATTACCTAAGTTCAAAATATAGATCATTGATAAGGTATTGGTATATCATGCTATCTTAGTTAGtgtctgtaatatatatatccTATGACAGGTAAGATCTTTGTTTAACGTTGAGGCACTGACGATTTTACCATTCCAAACATCTAGGAACTTCAAGTATGAAGCggttataaaacatttattaaaaaagaggaaaaataattgatttccTGTCGAAAAATAAATTGCATTTATTTAGTGAACATATTTTCTCACAAAAGTATTATTTCACTGAGTCTGACAATTCGTACCAAACATGGAAGTTAAACTAGTTGCAACTggctttttattctttttctaaCGTTTTGGCAAATCATGATGTTCTGTGAAAGAATCTGGTCAGTCATTCATGTTAATCGTTTGTTGTTTCTTGTTAGCCATGGTTCACGTTTCCATGCAAGTGCTTTTTGTAGACAACTATCAGGTTTGAGTTTTCCAGACTGTCGACGACCGTTAAGTGGCCTATACACTTGCGTACAATCATTGTAtttgaaaggagtaggttcagtaagacccctttttggctcCAAAATagagcagttttacaaaattgtgaaaatgtaatatcTTAGCTATTAactggaaagtagaatgcttcagCTACATaattatgggctgtttttgacaatacaatgcacatatatcgagAACTTGCATCGTTAAGTCATGACAAATTACTGAAAATCCGTCTGAAATGAAAGTgaccgcattcgtgttcattcataatattgaaatgcaagttgtatttgatgataacactgactaaatcagttaaaatttttcacataaactaattgaatcaaatgaaatagacacctaagtgtttaaaaagtgtccagaatcgttcgttagatgaacctatAATTTAaagccaaaatcggcccttaccagacctactcctttgtatttatttgtttggctACAAGAACACTTCTTATTTATAAGTAATGACCCATGTAACAACTGCAAAAAGACTGGAAGGTATATGTAGATGTCTTATTGATAATCTCTTCTATTTTGTAGCATTACAGTACGGCATGCATATAGATACCAACACAATAACAATATAGGAAAAGTTTAATTGATAATGTATGACTAATCATTCAGTTAAATATTTTGACGCtagatttatatgaaaaaaataactgttaGTCATTCGAtccttataaaatatttaagactAGCTTGTTTATAAAGACATGTAGCTCtggaaattttcttttatataactTCTGAAACTCAAATATACTATTTGTACAAAGAGTAAAAGTAGTATACAATGTATCACTGAATGAATTGgtattgaaacaaaataaaatacaaaagttaTCAATCATTAATACGAGTAACTCATATATATTGAGTGAAATGGAAAATGTTCTCCATTTAGGGTATTTAAAAGTATGCTGTATGTTTGAGGAACTTactaattttagaaaaaaataagatgctGATTCGCTGGTTTTGTGTTCTGTCTGTCATAGTTGGTGTACTTGATGCAACTCCTATGGTTCAAGTGACAGATAAAGGCAATGGAGTATTCAAGGGTCACTTCATATTCAACCTAACTGAAGATTTAGTCGGATGGAAAATGCAGATAGACTTTTCCAAAGCAGTCACAGGACTCACGGTAAGCTAACATCTAGATGTATCTTGTTGTTTCTAAGTTGTTGTATCATGgacgtttttgtttttctttcactGGTAAATGAGAATAATGCTGATAAGGTTTGAAAAGTCTGATCAATACATTACGTTATGTTCATTTTTTCAGTTAATTTTCAATTAGGaagtttttgtaatgttgaaacTGATTTCCCGCAGTCAATTCAGTTCTGTTCAGTAGTATTTGTAGACAATTCAGTATTTctaatgaaacaaatataataaatttgatgtattttgtcTATTTCAGTCTCCAGTCGGCCTGGAATTTGTAAAAGATTCGAACAACGAAACAGTTCATTATATTGTCAACAAAGATCACACTGGCATTCAGACGACTAAACACCAGTTTGATATTATGGTAGAAGGAAAAACAAAGGACGGAAGTGTTCCATCTGCGCAGGCGATTTTGCAAAACATGGGGCACGACACTTACAATGTACCAACACCACCAAATAGTACgttattatcaaatatcaatGATACCATATTGTGAATATGAAGAAAAATGTTCAGGGTTTCAAaaatctgttgttttttttacaagcaTAATGAATGGATATGAACCAGTAACATAGCGAATagtttaagtttgaatttttgtcaaATGTCAATAGAGTTACCAGTTTTTCAATAATATGGAACATTGTGTGTTAAATCATTGACACCAATAagcatacaatatatatgatatgctACGTCGAACATATCTAAAATATTAGCAAGTTATAGAACTTTTATATTAAGTCATTTTAGATGACGTCATGATCCTTTTTTAATGCCTTTCAGTTGTCTATCCTATAGCCGATCTTAATTCCTTCTTAATAGATCAAACTTTATATTATCGATTTATTTGCCTATTTGCATAGCAGAAATTGTATTTTGATGTCAGATATTTCAATACACATAAACATTTCTAAACGATTAAAATGcaacattcaaattcataagttttataaaaaaaaatgttcgcaTATATCTGAATTCTTAACCGCAAATGTCCGGAATATGAAGAGCGTCCTCTGTCTGTGGTTTTGTATAATAGATATTTTTGCAACGTTTAAGGTAGTTCTCCTGCACAAAGCAAGAAAACCTCTatcattatttactttttaattgtatttgcaGATGATGGAACAAAATACAATTACGATGAAGTTTTAATGAAATCTATTATGTTCTATCGCGCTCAACGGTCGGGCAAACTTCCTGCTAATAATAACATACCGTGGAGGAAAGACTCGGCACTCAATGACCGGGGACAAAACGGAGAGGATTTAACAGGCGGATGGTATGATGGTAGGTTCATTACcggaatcatttttttttttaaatatttgtgaatataaatgattaagaCAAAAATACGGTAAGCACATTGATTTACTATTGTCTGTTTTACACCCATGTGTGAGTCTTCTTAGTTTGTAATTTGGTACTCAAGACGCGTTTTCGTCTTCTTTGTTTCAACGATCGAAACAAAACGTGGAAAAATTCATTAGCAAAGTGTAGCGAAAGACAAGTGAATCAAACAGTTATCTGGTAATGATATTCATAACTATATGTGTCTGTTTTAAAACAGATACTTTCTATCAAAAATCAATGACGTTTGTTTTTAAGATGTAACACATAGTTCGTTTTTTTGCGTCCGTAGATAAGCTCAGTTcgtttttgttaaacaaaactacaataaaatgcaaaatatccATATTTCCTTTGGttcatgttttacatgtttactAAGGCTTCGATAACTTGTAAATTAAATAGGCATTTTCAGCACCAGACTGATGCAGATTTTTTGCAACACTACTTATTTAAAGGAGTAGGCAAAGTAAGACCCGTTTTTGGCTCCAAAATATTGCAGTTGTAtaatattgtcaaaatgtaaacgtttagctatttattggaaagtagaaaaATTCTGTTATTTACAGTGTATATGTATGGACCTTTTTTGACAGTACAATGCACATTTATCGCGTACTAGCATCCTAAAGTCATACTAGATTACTGAATAATTTTTAGACGATTTCCGTCTGCAATCgaagtggccgcatttgtgttcattcttaatgtttaaatgttaattGTATGTTATATTATACATAACATTTATAACGATTGAGAATGTAAACGGATGCGGCCACTGTTATTCTTGGCAAAACCCACCTAATGAGTGACAATTTGTgccatatttgatagattttacaTATCCAAGCTTGAATTGGGGCGTCTTTTATGACTAAATCAGATCAAACATTTCACATACACTATATAATTAGACTGAAGTAGACactcaagtgtttaaaaagtgtgcaCAATATTTCATCAATTGAACCTTAACTTTGAGGCCATTGTCAAACCTACTCCTTTGACTAAAATGCAAGTTATCCTAAGTCAACGAGAGTTGGAACCACGAAAATAaacgaatccacagtatttgtGTTTAGATGTACGATAATTGTCTTGTAATCGTTTTTCGAATCTATTACGgcattatcattttgttttttaccttTGTGACCTCATGCATTACCAACTGCGTGAGGGCGTTATAGCCTGTCAAGATCATCAGAAAAACAACTTATATGTTTTCTTGTATTTGTAGCTGGTGATCATGTAAAATTTGGATTTCCACAAGCCAGTGCTGTTACTTTAATAACATGGAGTCTCCTACAATACAAAGACGCATACAAAGCCAGTGGACAATTGGATGACATGTATGACTGTATTCGTTGGCCTCTAGAATGGTTACTCAAATGTCATACAGGACAAAATGAACTTTATTTTCAGGTACagctttattttgtttttgattttttaaataaatgaagaaatttTTATAAGTGATCAATTCTCATcttaaataaaagaagaaataaaaagttatcGTTTGTTAAAAACACATGCTTGAAGATTGGAAAAATAAACTCACCTTCCTCATGAAGGTTAGAAAAGCAAATAAACATGACGAACGGCTTCGAATCAATCAATGTTGAACATACTGTAAAAACACAAGTCAATTACCATGTACAATCAACATGTTTCTTAGTTTAAGATAtttaattaaggaatgactgtaatatttttttctgtctaagaagaattcgaaataacataaaaaatttggtgcacactgaataacgcgcgtagcgggttgattaacagtgtgcaccacattttttatgttatttcgaatagacagtaaaaatattacagtcaattcttataatttaattctaaattccattttaaaccgtagaaaatcatgaaaaaacgttgatgacgtcacggtcacatgactgaATTATGtatatgggctcataacaaaatgacgtcagccaatcaggagacgcgttacatccaaaattaaattattgcaggttgattgaaaaaaaaggtaTGAAATGGTAAGCCCATTTGATAATTGAAATCATTCTATATGGCGGTAGTACTCCAGTTCCGCATTTTACACAACCAttgtttcaaatataaacaaatgaaatagtgAACTGATCTTATTAACGgtcttgtaaaaataaatataattctaTATTAAGGTAGGAGATGGAAATCTAGATCACAATTTCTGGGGAAGACCAGAGGACATGACAATGGCGAGACCATCATTTAAAGTGACATCTGATAAACCAGGAAGTGACATAGCTGGGGAGTACGCAGCCGCAATGGCTGTTGCATCAATGGTGTTTAAAGATAAAGGTTGTTAATACTTAAGATTTCAAATGTTAACCTTGCTGAAATTCAGtgatatattacaaaatgcctaacaaaatatatatcctaGAAAAACTTTTAACATTTCACAAAAGCTAAGATCTTGTTGATCTAGGGACAACGATGAAATTTGCAAAGGATATTCCAAAAAGATCTTTATAAGAAGCTTACAAATCTATAGTTGAGACTAGTTATATTAAAACGCCTTGATTGCAATCGTTAGTTTATTAACATGATAATACATTGAAGACTGTaaagtttatacatgtatgaacgTCAGTGTGACAAAGGCAAATTGGAAAGAGGACATATCCCCCACCCCCttaatgtgttttgtatatctgtttttattttttctattcaaGAGGATATTTGATGAACCTGCAAAGATGTAAAGATAATTAGTCATGTTACTATATACACATAGGTATTTGAAAGTAGACTGAATCTTGAGAAAGGAATACACAACCGAAAAAAACCCATTCTCATTGAAGTATACGCAATATATTTGATTGTTCATCTTCATCTTTTATTATCATATCCTACTTTAGCTTACATGGACCATTGTAAAATATTGTCATCTTTGCCCGTACAATTCAATTTACTCATTATACCATTAAACAACGAAACTTGTTTTCTACCAAAAGAAACCGTATAGGTAAAACTAGTGTAAAAGTGAAAggttttacatatatatatatattaaattgtaATATGGCAGACAAATTAGACATGcataaattatatgtttatgCTTTTAGATCCTGCATTTTCTGCCAAACTTTTGAATCATTCAAAGCAGATCTATACATTTGGAAAGACTTATCCAGGAATATACAGTCAAAGTGTTAAGGAAGCCGGCCCCTTCTACGggtattatattaaataaattaatatcttAAGAATATTTTTGCAATTGACTAAAGTCTTGTAGGTTTGTTTGAGATCTTTCGTACgcgttttttttccaaatttgtgagatgtataaaattataacaaacgTATCAATATATTCTTATTCCAATGAGTTTGTGTTTTCTACTTATTAAGCTCTACTTCTGTTTGCATTCGGTTTCCTCAAAATATGAACCTCAAATCCTTTATTTAACCATATAAAGTGTCACACAAAGTTCCCTGACCTCATCCACATATCCTTCTTcaaatttctatatataaactAAAATGATTGCTTACTTTTTTGCATATGTTTGGGTCCGAGCGGCAGCAATGCGttctttgtagacgaaacacaaGTCTGGCAATCATTGCAATACATTTTCAAGTCTGATGAAGGTTTAGTTTCTAAATAGTTCTTCCTCGGATACATATGTTCTAATGATTTTATTGGTGAAATTCTTTGGGTTTTCGCCACTGGAGTCAATTTGAATGATAATGTACGCTATGTTATAtcaacacaaaatgaaaaacaagatgTTCTACTTGCAATTGAAACTGCGTCTGTACTGTAAGCTGAAAATTGGAATGTGAACTGAAACGGTGATGTcgtattttatattatacaacGAAACGAGTCCTAATGAGTACATAGACGCCAATTTGTGACGGCGTTTGcgcatattaaacaaaaatgcaagGAGCTACATATTCTCTGTTGAATTATGTGAATTGGTGGTGTCGTATCATATTATACGATGACAACATGTCCCCGTGAGTACATTGACACCGATTCGTGACGGCGTTTACGTATATTGACAACCAATCAAAATTGCATAGACATAATCATTGTTTGTGAAAGATGTgattatgaaattaaatgtgGTTTACAGATCAGATGAATATCAAGATGAAATGGCAGTTGGGGCAGCCATGTTATACTTAGCAACAAATAACACCCAGTACTTGACAGATGCTGAATCTTATCATCAACACGGAAATCAATGGGGACAATCGTGGGGAAGCAAGTTTACTGCATCTATGGTAGTtataaaattattagaaaaactAAAGCTCACCTTATCCCAGGATTATATTACttaagccgtatttggtacaactttttggagttttgggtcctcaatgctcttcaactttttaccttatttggctttataccTATTTTGATCCGAGAGCGTCACttaaaaatgttgattaatCAAGCTTTTCGATGATTTAAACTGGTAATTTCAAACATCTGTATGTATAATGAAATGTGTCCTGCTGTTGTGTGATTTTCAAGTTTACCTTGCAGGTAATGACAAGATGTCTAGATTTTCCTAATTATTTGCTATTCGTCACATCTCTACCATTGAaagttttctgaaattttgtggTTCAAATTccttgaaattaattttttgttgtcaACAGGTAAAAGTAAAGAGAAGTCTTCACAAAGTTAACATTACAATTTTACTGTTTCAGATTTTGCTATATCAGATAACAAAGAAAGATGTTTACAAACAAGACATCGAAACTACATTCACTAATTGGTTACCTGGGGCGACAGGCCCGAATGCAGTTCCCTATACACCAAAAGGCCTGGCATTCCGAACTAAATGGGGTTCTCTCAGACATGCGGGTAATGTTAAATAAGACATTTCGTATTTGCTAAAATATATCCTAAATGTTAATTTATAGGCTTATAttaactcatcaaagataccaggactaaattttatatatacgccagacgcgcgttacgtctacaaaagactcatcagtgatacTCGAATCCATAAAAAACATTAGAACTGctaaaaaaagtacgaagttaaagaccattgaggaccaaaattcctaaaagttatACCaaaagctaaggtaatctatgtctgaggtagaaaagccttaatatagacattataaatacattcaCACGGATTTCTTAAAGTAAACTGTAAGTATACATTCCTTGTTTTTTAGTTCTCGTACATATTTTGGTTTCGTATTTTTAGAGTGTctgataaaagtaaacaaacaaagatgtttgaaaaatgttgattaaaaacgtgtgttttttttttattaaatactcCAGGTGACAtacttagaaaaaaatgttttaccgaagtacattttgtttgtttttaaatttaaaaagtcgaatatttttattctaaaacaaataaactattttctatttttttcttagcAAATAATGCTTTTATGGCACTTCTTGCTGCTGAATCTGGAATAAATCCTACAAAATATCGAAACTGGGCTAAAGGTCAAATAGGTTATATCCTAGGTGATACCGGAAGAAGTTATGTTGTAGGATTTGGTGTTAACCCTCCATCACATGAACATCATAGGGCAGCGTGAGTTTATATTGGATTATTACTGATTCACTGTTTGAATTAATAAGTCAGGTCGTTTAATGTGTTCGTTTAGTA
The nucleotide sequence above comes from Mytilus trossulus isolate FHL-02 chromosome 5, PNRI_Mtr1.1.1.hap1, whole genome shotgun sequence. Encoded proteins:
- the LOC134718003 gene encoding endoglucanase F-like gives rise to the protein MTEKNKMLIRWFCVLSVIVGVLDATPMVQVTDKGNGVFKGHFIFNLTEDLVGWKMQIDFSKAVTGLTSPVGLEFVKDSNNETVHYIVNKDHTGIQTTKHQFDIMVEGKTKDGSVPSAQAILQNMGHDTYNVPTPPNNDGTKYNYDEVLMKSIMFYRAQRSGKLPANNNIPWRKDSALNDRGQNGEDLTGGWYDAGDHVKFGFPQASAVTLITWSLLQYKDAYKASGQLDDMYDCIRWPLEWLLKCHTGQNELYFQVGDGNLDHNFWGRPEDMTMARPSFKVTSDKPGSDIAGEYAAAMAVASMVFKDKDPAFSAKLLNHSKQIYTFGKTYPGIYSQSVKEAGPFYGSDEYQDEMAVGAAMLYLATNNTQYLTDAESYHQHGNQWGQSWGSKFTASMILLYQITKKDVYKQDIETTFTNWLPGATGPNAVPYTPKGLAFRTKWGSLRHAANNAFMALLAAESGINPTKYRNWAKGQIGYILGDTGRSYVVGFGVNPPSHEHHRAASCPLIPASCSHDFYEMKYPNPHVLYGAIVGGPGPNDEYDDVRSDYVRNEVAVDYNAGFQGAIAGLKSLHLRNILD